In Raphanus sativus cultivar WK10039 unplaced genomic scaffold, ASM80110v3 Scaffold3299, whole genome shotgun sequence, the DNA window ccAGATTTATGACTAGTTGATGTTCATTTTCATTATTGTTCTCCCGAAAAGACAAAAGGAAAATGACAGAAACTGTGCTTTAATGGGCTTTTGGTTTAAGGCCTGTTAAGAATATGGATAAGAACAGAGAGCAATAGTTACAAGTTAGAATGTTTTGATATGTTACTCATtgttaaatacattttttgatATATTACCAAGTTGGTGATTTGTTACAGCTATGAActaatccaaaatattttaggtgATTATAGCTAAATTGGGACATGTAtcatattagttatatttttgaaaaaatcatgttaaaacagtaaaaaattatagatttgaCAGAAACTAAAAGCAGTAATGagtaaaacttttttaaaatacatttgtttATTACCTAACAGACATTTATCTAAAtagatttttgaaaatgtgttgattgtgttttgattattttttctcCTATTTACAGTGCGTTTGTCTATGTATTGCgtatatctattatttttatctaatattttcctgttgtttttttaaaaaaagttaatagTCACAATATATATGGAAGaaaggaaattttttttttggtaaaatgaaGAAAGGAAAATTAACAGCACTTGAGGCCAAATGCTTATTTTTAGGGGCTTTATGCTATAATTTTACGTTTAAAAAGGGTAATATACAATACAAAAAGCACCATAATCAATATTCGTCGCGTTCGCGTACACAAGCAAAACATGCAGAATATCGAGGATTGGAAACTGCTGGGAGATGTCTAGCTTAGTATGCGCTTTCTTTGCGGTTAAGTTTTTGTTTGGCAAGGCTACGTACTCTTGTATTGTGCATCATGACACCATTTAAATCTGTTATTTTTATTCAAAGCCTATAGttcttatttataatattaatatgatTTTAGTGGTGACAAATATATTGGAATTTTATAAAAAGCTAAAAATAGCTAAAGCCGGTTCTTTATCTAAAGCAAAGGTATAAATTACCCATTACTTCATTAGATGTCTCTCTTTTATATCTTATAGCCGTTAATGGTAGGGTGGAATAAAACAAGAAATAGACAAAAACATTACAATTGGAGAAGACACAATAGTATTTTCAGGTTTAAAGCCATTTTACTAATTCCATCGCAAGTTATAAATCTGTTTGAACATGAATTATACAGAAGTTTTGAATATGTTAACATGTAGAGAGTGCtagaaaataacaaattttccAAAACGTTcctttataattttgttttctatccaacaaaaaaattgtgatgtATGCGAATGGAAGTTTGCATCTTAATGATGCTCCAAACATGCCATTCTATAGCCTGACTACATAAGCCGAAGCTAAAAGGTATTCAAACATGGGGCAAAGGTCAAAACCAATAACTGAGAATATCAGTCAAGTTGTAATTCCAACAAGTTAAGAACTTTAAATAACCTTAATTAACCAAGTACAGCTGTAACAAATAATGAAAGCCAAATCTTAAGACACTCGAATATGCTAAGTTTCCTGGAAACATATAGATTACGAGCCATCATATTCCTTTTACCCATGTTCTATAAAGTATCTGACCACGAACCTACTTGTGATCCCTACAAAAGACAAATAGTAtttcaattttgattttagttatataattaccTGGTTTTTTATACATCTCTAATTTATATTAGGTTTCAATATTACAAAAATTTGGATACagtataaaaaattatacatcCCTAAGTGATATGttcaaatatttcaaattatgtCGAATGGTAATCGACCGcataacactttttttttttggtcaacatcGACCGCATAACACTATTAactaacaaaaacatatatatatacatctatatGTTTTTGTAACTATTAGAAAGCATCTCAATTGATAATTACATATTACCATTCGAACCCTATTTTAACAACATTGCTGAGCACTAGACTTTCTTAAATGATCacgataagaaaaaaaacagatttgttGTATTAACAacgtgtcttttttttttgttccttcatgtttttttctttcttcaaaacCTTATTGTTGTAGCCGTAGGCATCAGCTTTTGTCTCTTTTGCAAATTTTCATgaagaatattttaaattttcttaatactACTAGACATGTTCTTAGACATGTTGTTCTTAAacgttgataaaaaaaaggaaaagaagaaaacacGTTCCTTGAGTATCGTGCAGTGTAATCTTAATCGGATATGCTTTATGAATGTACAAACGGCTGATTTTTTTTCTGGGGAAAGAAAGAGTTTGACATGGAAACAATTATAGGagtattttgtttttgtgtatTGCATGTAATACTCcaaattattaaaagttttacttTTCAATTATGAGTTTTTAACTTTATAATGATATGTCTGAAAATAccatgaaaataaaacaaagcagAAGCTCCCTggcattttttaaaaagtaaagcCTTGAATCTAGGGAAAAGACTTGCAATAGCAGTAAGGCACCATGACAGTAGTATGTATGTCGTCTGGTTCTGTAATTGACGATGATGCCCTAgagatttgaaaatttatttgattgtaCTACTTAAAAGCTAAATGCATAATAATTACACTGATCATTATCTCTCAGTGTGTGGAAGCTAGTAATCTCCTAATATAGGTGCGATGTTAGAAAAATTAATAGTAGATTGAATACGATGCCTCGTTATATTCAATACGCGTACACTTCATAAATGTATGGTCCCAAATGGTCCATACAATTCAGTTTATTACTGTATTATTATTGTTCTTGGATCAGAGAATATCAATGATGGTTTTACACTTTAAAGCATAATTTAGTGACAAAGATACTAATGGAAATGTGAAACAAATCAAGACTTTAATCATTATGATTCTACAGGCTGGGTGCCCCCATGATaacataaacatttttaaaacaacaaagaaattacacatttttttaaaagcgaattttatacatttacaaGTCCTCCAGCTCCATATACCAAAGTTTAAAACCTTCTAATCCCACCTCCcccgaaaaaaagaaaaaaaaaacttgctcTAACGCATCATCGATCGATAGATCACGTTCACATCGATTAGAATACGATTTTTGAGTATTAGAGACATAGCTAATTTAATTCCCCAAAAGAACCACTTAACCGACTATTTAAAGTAACTAAACCGGAATAATCTTCCTTAACCATAAAACCCTCCTTCTCAGGTAGAGGCTTCGGTAGGATCATCTCCTTCGTCTAGTCGTCTTCATCAGATTCTAAGTAGATAGATACTGAGCTCAGGAGCTCCATTGCTATCAGGATTCATCATATAGAAGGCCTCCGAATCACGGGACCCAACGACCCGCTCGAACTTCGCCCTCATGTACATTATATCACCACCGCCACCGCCGCCGCCGACGGATGTCTCCTCCGTCTCCGGCAAAACTCCGGCGCCCATGGAAACCATCTCGAGCGCCTTGAGaactttcttctccttctcaccGCACTCCCTCCTCGTCGCGAACCCACACTTTTTCCCGTTGCAGTAAGTCCTCCACATCGGCTCCTCCACCAACCGCCGCGGAATCGTCTTATCTCCTCCGCCGCCGCGACGGCGGCGAGTCTCgctttctcctcctcctcctcctccttcctccttggcctTGTCGCATTCCAGAGCGATCCTCACGAGACCCGAAGCCATCTCCTTGACCAGTCCGCTGATCGGAGTAGCGAGCTCGATGAGAAACGCCGGAGGGGAAGTCGGATCTTTCTGGACTGAGAAATGCACGTGCCCGCGGCGGGACCCGAAAAGCGTGCCCACGACCCGTGACCCGAGTCCGGAGTTGTTGCCGGGTCGGGCTCTGCTGCTGAGGGAAGCGATGACCGAGCGGAGACGAGAGACGGCGAAAGATTGGAGTTTTCTTTTGGGAGTGATGACAgtggaggaagatgatgaagaggaAGGATTGTGTTTGGGTTCGGGAAGTGGTTTAGTGCTGCTGTCGGGAAGAGGGTTATGGGCAGAAACGTC includes these proteins:
- the LOC108855541 gene encoding protein MIZU-KUSSEI 1 yields the protein MAKPNSDDFTSKRHNSFHWTRKVGSDENDDVSAHNPLPDSSTKPLPEPKHNPSSSSSSSTVITPKRKLQSFAVSRLRSVIASLSSRARPGNNSGLGSRVVGTLFGSRRGHVHFSVQKDPTSPPAFLIELATPISGLVKEMASGLVRIALECDKAKEEGGGGGGESETRRRRGGGGDKTIPRRLVEEPMWRTYCNGKKCGFATRRECGEKEKKVLKALEMVSMGAGVLPETEETSVGGGGGGGDIMYMRAKFERVVGSRDSEAFYMMNPDSNGAPELSIYLLRI